The sequence GAAGGTCTGGGGGTAGATCTGGTACAGCACGGCGTCGGTCAGCCAGTCGGGGCCGGGGCGGGTCGAGGTCATGGGTGGGATCCTCCTGCCGGGTGCCGGGGGGCTACCGATTCTCGTCGAATCCCCATCGCCCCAACAGTCCGGCTCGGCCACTCCCGGACCGGTGCGGGACTCCTGGAAGGAGCCCCCGGCCGTGCTGCGCGCCCTCCCGAGCCCCTCCCACTCCTTCACGCCCCACGGTCGGCAGCCGCCAGGTCGGGCATGCCGCCGCACCCGACGCCGCGCATCGGCCACGGCGCGCACCGAGCGCACCACGCACCACGCACCACGGGGCGCGCATCACACCCGGCGCATCACACCCCGCGCATCACACCCCGCGCATCACGTCCGGACCGACCGCGCGCGGGGCGGCAGCACTCGTCGCCGCCCCGCGAACGGAAACTCGCCGCGCCGGCCTACCTCGCTACCGGGACGCACAGGCCTCCGTGAACGCCCGGGCCCGGCGGGTGATCTCCGCCCACTCCCCTGCTGCGACGGCCTCCGGCGGCACCACGTCCGTCCCGGCGCAGACGGCGAGTGCTCCGTGCGCCAGGAACTCCGCCGCGTTGCCCGCGTTGACACCCCCGGAGGCGACCAGCGGGACATCGGGGTACGGACCCCGCAGATCCTTGAAGTAGCCGGGACCGAACGCCCGGGCCGGGAAGATCTTCACCGCCGCGGCACCGAGGTCCACCGCCTGGGCGACCTCGGTCGCGGTGAGGGCGCCGAGGATCACCGGGACTCCTGCCGCGTGCGCGACATCCGCCACCTCGGGTCGCAAGCCGGGCGTGACGAGGAAGGACGCCCCGGCAGCGAGCCCCTGCTCGGCCTGCTGGGAGGTCAGCACCGTCCCGACCCCGACCCGGTGGCCGGCCTGCGCCGCCCGGTGCAGGTGGGTCGTCACATCGGGTGTGGTGAAGGTGAACTCGGTCCAGGTGATACCGCCGGCGGCGAGCGCGGCGCAGAGCGCGGCGGCGTCCGGTATCCGCGGCGCACGGACGACCGCGACCACCGGCGAGGCGGCGAGCGCTGCCCGCGCCGCTGCCGCCATGGCGGCAGCGGAGGGCCCGCGGCTCCCGGAGGCCGGGCTCCCGGCGCTCGGACCCGCCGGCTCCCGGTCCACCCAGCCTGCTTCGACCGACCTCGGACCGACTGAACTCGAATTCACGGCGTTCGCTTCCATTCCACTCGGACATTCCACTCGGATTCGCCTGGCACCCTGATTCACCAGGCACCTGATCAACGGGAACCGGCCCCAGCAGCACCGGTCCCACCGTCACACCCACAGCCGCACCCGCACCCGCACCCGCACCCGCACCCGCACCCGCACCCGCACCGACCATCGGCGCGACCGCCTCCACAGCGCACGGCCGTCATACCGCCTCCGCCCCGCGCCCGGTCCGGCGCAGCGCCCGACCGGGTCGCGCGCCGGTGGTACGGCCCTGTTCCACCACGGCCACACCGTTCACATAGACGTGTTCCACACCGACGGCGGGCCGCCGCGGCTGCTCGAACGTCGCGGCGTCCTGGACCTGCTCGGGGTCGAAGAGGACCAGGTCGGCGTGGAATCCGGGGGCGATCCGCCCACGCCGGTGGAGCCGCAGCCGGGCCGCGGGCCGACCGGTCATCCGGGCGACCGCTTCTTCCAGCGTGAGCACGCCGGACTCGCGGACGTAGCGGGCCAGGTAGCGGGGGAAGGTGCCCCAGGCCCGCGGGTGCGGGCGCGCGCCGACCAACAGCCCGTCGCTGCCGACGGTGTGCACGCGGTGACGCATGATCGCCCGGACGTTCGCCTCGTGGCCGACGTGCTGGAGGATGGTGGTGGCCAACTCGTCGCGGAGCAGCAGGTCGAGGAAGACCTCCGTGCCGCTCCGTCCCTGCTCCGCCGCGAGTTCGGCGACGGTCCGGCCGACCGAGTCGGCGAGTCCGGGGGCCCGGACGCCGGAGAGCTGGATGGTGCTCCAGTCGGTGACCACGCCGTGGCAGCCGTCGCTGCCCTTCTCCTCCACCTCGTACCGGATCCGCTCGCGCGCGACCGGGTCGCCGAGTCGCGCCAGGGTGGCCTGCGGTCCGCCCTCGGTGGCCCAACTGGGCAGCAGGGCGGCCAGGGTGGTGGATCCCGGCAGATAGGGGTAGCTGTCCAGGGAGAGGTCCACACCGTCGTCCAGGGCCCGGTCGAGCAGGGCCAGCAGCTCACCGGCACGGCCCTCGTTGACGCCGAAGTTCATGGTGGCGTGGGTGAGGTGGAGCGGGCAGCCGGACCGTCGGGCGATCTCGACCATCTCCGCGTAGCCCTCCAACGCACCTGCCCCGTAAGAGCGTTGGTGGGGGGCGTGGAAGCCGCCGAAGCCCGCGACGACCCGGCAGAGTTCGACCAGTTCGGCCGTTCCGGCGTACATCCCCGGCGTGTACGTCAGACCGCTCGACATCCCGACCGCACCCTCGATCAGACCCTGCGCCAACAGCTCGCGCATCCGGTCCAGTTCGGCGGCGCTCGGAGCCCGGTTGTCCCACCCCATGGCGAGCATGCGCAGCGAGCCGTGCGGCACCAGGTAGCAGGCGTTGACGGCGGGGCCGGTCCGGTCCAGCCGGTCCAGGTAGCCGCCGACGGTGCGCCAGTCCCAGTCGAGGTCGTCCGGATCGCCGTTCCAGCCGGCGATCTGGCGGCGGAGCGCGGGCAGCGTCGTGTCGTCGACCGGCGCGTAGGAGAGGCCGTCCTGACCGAGGACCTCGCAGGTCACGCCCTGGGTGACCTTGGCCGGGTGCTCCGGTTCGCGGAGCAGGGCGAGGTCGGAGTGGGCGTGCATGTCGATGAACCCGGGAGCCAGGACCAGCCCGTCCGCGTCGATCGTCCGCACCGCACCACCACCGGACCGGCCCGCACGGCCACCGCCACCGCCACCGCCATCGCCACCCGCACCGCCACTGGCACCGGCACCGGCACCGGCACCGCCACCGCCACCGCCACCACCCGACCGCCCCGACGCCACGG comes from Streptomyces sp. TLI_053 and encodes:
- a CDS encoding D-aminoacylase codes for the protein MHAHSDLALLREPEHPAKVTQGVTCEVLGQDGLSYAPVDDTTLPALRRQIAGWNGDPDDLDWDWRTVGGYLDRLDRTGPAVNACYLVPHGSLRMLAMGWDNRAPSAAELDRMRELLAQGLIEGAVGMSSGLTYTPGMYAGTAELVELCRVVAGFGGFHAPHQRSYGAGALEGYAEMVEIARRSGCPLHLTHATMNFGVNEGRAGELLALLDRALDDGVDLSLDSYPYLPGSTTLAALLPSWATEGGPQATLARLGDPVARERIRYEVEEKGSDGCHGVVTDWSTIQLSGVRAPGLADSVGRTVAELAAEQGRSGTEVFLDLLLRDELATTILQHVGHEANVRAIMRHRVHTVGSDGLLVGARPHPRAWGTFPRYLARYVRESGVLTLEEAVARMTGRPAARLRLHRRGRIAPGFHADLVLFDPEQVQDAATFEQPRRPAVGVEHVYVNGVAVVEQGRTTGARPGRALRRTGRGAEAV
- a CDS encoding bifunctional 4-hydroxy-2-oxoglutarate aldolase/2-dehydro-3-deoxy-phosphogluconate aldolase, whose protein sequence is MAAAARAALAASPVVAVVRAPRIPDAAALCAALAAGGITWTEFTFTTPDVTTHLHRAAQAGHRVGVGTVLTSQQAEQGLAAGASFLVTPGLRPEVADVAHAAGVPVILGALTATEVAQAVDLGAAAVKIFPARAFGPGYFKDLRGPYPDVPLVASGGVNAGNAAEFLAHGALAVCAGTDVVPPEAVAAGEWAEITRRARAFTEACASR